CGGGGCCTGCACGCAGGGGAAGTGGTCGCGGGACAGGCCGTTCTGCACGTAGAGCGTGCGCCCCTCGGGCTGCAGCGTCTGGATGAACTCCACCAGCCACTTCGCCTCGGTGACGAACAGCAGCGGCAGCGAATACGTCTGCCGGTTGAGCAGCTTGTAGTGGCGCTCCGCGTGGAAGCGCGACTCCAGGCTCTGGTTCAGGTAGCCGTACACCCGGGCGTTGACGCGCCACAGGTCGTAGAAGGTGATCCACCACGTGGCCAGCGCGAAGTCGAAGGACTCGCCCTCGGCCTCCGCGAGCGACCGGCGCGGCAGGTCCGCCAGCCGCGGGTGCCACAGGGGATACGTCAGCTTGACGGGGCCCGGGGTGATGAGGACGGCCTCATGGCCGAGGTCCTGGAGCCGTGAGGCGTACTCCAGGATGACGTTGGACCCACCGGAGATATTGGCGATGTCCCCAACGAGGAACCCGATCTTCATGCCTTGGCAACTCGCGTCGTGGGCTGGATGCGGCCCGGAGGAAACGATTCGCCGCCGCCGTTGATTCTCCCCGTGGCATCCCCCTCAGGATTGACGAGGCAGGCGAAGCGAGGGGCCGATGTAGCGCGGAGATGGTTGCTGCGTCAACGCCCGCCAGGGCCGCTGTCCGTCGAGCAGGCAGCCATTCGCTCAGGGTGAGGATGGGCCTGGCGGATCCTTCTCCAGCTGCTTCAACCGCGCTTCCAGTTCGCGCCGCCACAGCGCCTGCGTCCGCGCGTGTTCGCGCTGGTTCTCGATGACGACGGTGAGCGCGTCCAGGATGGCCTCGTTGAAGTGCACCTGGCGGCGCAGCACCTCGTTGATGAACGGCTGGAACGCGCCGCGGAACGTCCGCTTGGCGAACACGAGCACGGGCCCCAGGACGGGGCGGTGCGACGTCGCAGGCTCCACGTAGCGCACGTCCGCCTTGGCCCGGGCCTCCAGCAGCAGCGCCGGCCACTGGCCCGCGACGGGGGCGCGCAGCGACGCGGCCAGCGTGCGGCGCAGGTGGTCGCGCGCGGCGGCGGACGGCTCGGGGAGCCGCTCGGTGGCGGCGGCCACGGCCTGGGCCGTGGGCTCGGCCGTGAGCAGGTCAGCGGCGTGCATCGCGGGCTCCTCGCTTCTTCTTCGATGACAGGGCCTGGACCAGGACGTTGGCCACCGCGTCCAGGTCCGTGCGGTCCAGCTCCACCAGGCGCGGCCCCAGGTGGTGCCGGGCCGCCTCCGTCGACGCCTCGTCGGACGCGCCGGCCGCGTCGCGCACCCCCCAGCTCCGCCGCCCCACGCTGGCCATCAGCGCCTGCGCCGCGGCGGTGTCCACGCCCAACAGCACCACCTTCCCGGACGACGCCCGCACCGCCGTCTCCAGCGACGACGAGCTCGGCAGCAGCTCGGGCGCGGGGCCGACGGGCTGGTCGGGGGTGAAGTGCCAGACAGGCGCTCCTCCGGTCGTCTGGGGCCCGAGCGAGAGAGTGGGCTCCTCGCCGCGCCCCCGGAGGGCGAGGATGCGGGAGTCAGGCAGGCGGCGGTGCAGCTCGCGGGCGAGCCGCGACATGGGCGCCTCCGGCCGCGCGGAGAAGCCGGGGCAGACGAGTTCGATGGCGGGCGCCTGCGAGGCGGCCACCGCCGGACCGGGCCCGCTTCCTCCCAGCCAGCCCTGCAGCGCGGTGCGCACCTGCGCGGCCACGGCCTTCTGGGACAGCCCGGCCACGCGGGCGCGCTGCGCGGTGAGCACCTGCTGGCGCAGCGCGGGTTCGCGCTCCAGCACCGCGAGCAGCTGCGCCACGTCCATGGGCTCGCGCGAGAACGTGGTGAGGCCCGCGCCGCCCATCGTCTCCGGGACGGCCGCGGCGCCGTACGCGACGACGGGGACGTCGCGGTACATGGCCTCCAGCAGCGGCACGCCGAAGCCCTCGTGCCGGCTCATGGAGAGGTAGGCCGTGGCGGACGCGAAGCAGGCGGACAGCTGCGCGGCGTTGACGCGGCCCAGGAACTGGATGCGGTCCGGGCCGAGCAGGTCCTTGAGGCCGTGCAGGAAACCGCCATAAGGCGCGTCGCGGTGGATGTTGCCCGCGATGAGCAGGCGGCTCTTGGGCTGGTACAGGCGCTGGTACGCGGTGAAGACGCGCAGCACGTCGTCCACGTACTTGCTGGGCACCGCGCGGCCCACGAAGAGGATGTTGGAGCAGCCGTCGTCCAGCTCCGCCATCAGCGCAGGGTCTGGCGGCGTGTCGAACGCGTTCCAGTCGATGGCGAAGGGCAGCACGTCCACGCGCGGGTAGCCCGCGGCGACCAGCTCCTCCGCGCTGAAGCGCGAGTAGGCGAAGGCGCCGTCCACGTGCGGGCGCAGCGCGAGCAACTCCAGGCGGGCGGCGTCGCACGCGAGCACCGCGCCCCGGTCATAGCCCTCGAAGAGCCGGGCGGGGGTGATGTTGTGGTAGACGAGCAGCTTGCGTCCGCGCGACCGGGCGATGAGCGGCACCTGCCTCGATTCGAAGCTGTGGTGCACGAGCAGCACGGAGTCGCGGGTGGCCTCGCGCGGGTAGCTCCTGGCGGCGCGCACCTGGTCGCGGCACGCGTCGTCCCAGGAGTCCGCGTAGATTTCGGAGGTGTGGCCCCAGGAGCGCAGCAGGCTCTGGAGGTAGCGCACCTGGTTGCCAATCGCGTCACCCCACGCCAGGCGGGTGACCAGCTGATGGATGTGCAAGGGTCCGCCCGGGCCGTGAGGAGGTCGCGGTGACACGCGCGCGTTCCCTTACAACCGTCCAGCCCGCCCTTACAAGGGCGCCGCACGTGCCTTGACGGGGGGACTTCCGCACAGTAGCCAGGGCGGCCCACGCGTCCCCCAAGGTTGGGTCCATGTCAACGAACGTCCTGGTCACGGGAGGGTGCGGCTTCATCGGGTCCAACCTGGTCCGTTACCTGCTCCGCGAGCGGCCGGACTGGAAGGTCGTCAACCTGGACCGGCTCACCTACGCCGGCAACCTGGAGAACCTCGCCGGCCTGGAGGACGACACCCGCCACGTCTTCGTGCACGGCGACGTGGGCGACCGGGCGTGCGTGGACCGGGTGCTCCAGGAGCACGCCATCGACAGCGTCCTCCATCTGGCCGCGGAGAGCCACGTGGACCGCTCCATCGAAGGCCCGGCCGTCTTCGTCACCACCAACGTCCTGGGCACGCAGCACCTGCTGGAGGCCTGCCGCGTGCACGGCGTCCGGCGGTTCGTGCAGGTCTCCACGGACGAGGTGTACGGCTCGCTGGGGCCCTCCGGGGCGTTCACGGAAGCGTCGCCCCTCCAGCCCTCCAGCCCCTATTCGGCGTCCAAGACGGGCGCGGACCTGCTGGCCCTGGCGTACCACCACACCTACGGCCTGGACGTGGTGGTGACCCGCTGCTCGAACAACTACGGCCGCTACCAGTTCCCGGAGAAGCTCATCCCCCGCA
The genomic region above belongs to Corallococcus caeni and contains:
- a CDS encoding glycosyltransferase, coding for MHIHQLVTRLAWGDAIGNQVRYLQSLLRSWGHTSEIYADSWDDACRDQVRAARSYPREATRDSVLLVHHSFESRQVPLIARSRGRKLLVYHNITPARLFEGYDRGAVLACDAARLELLALRPHVDGAFAYSRFSAEELVAAGYPRVDVLPFAIDWNAFDTPPDPALMAELDDGCSNILFVGRAVPSKYVDDVLRVFTAYQRLYQPKSRLLIAGNIHRDAPYGGFLHGLKDLLGPDRIQFLGRVNAAQLSACFASATAYLSMSRHEGFGVPLLEAMYRDVPVVAYGAAAVPETMGGAGLTTFSREPMDVAQLLAVLEREPALRQQVLTAQRARVAGLSQKAVAAQVRTALQGWLGGSGPGPAVAASQAPAIELVCPGFSARPEAPMSRLARELHRRLPDSRILALRGRGEEPTLSLGPQTTGGAPVWHFTPDQPVGPAPELLPSSSSLETAVRASSGKVVLLGVDTAAAQALMASVGRRSWGVRDAAGASDEASTEAARHHLGPRLVELDRTDLDAVANVLVQALSSKKKRGARDARR
- the rfbB gene encoding dTDP-glucose 4,6-dehydratase, with translation MSTNVLVTGGCGFIGSNLVRYLLRERPDWKVVNLDRLTYAGNLENLAGLEDDTRHVFVHGDVGDRACVDRVLQEHAIDSVLHLAAESHVDRSIEGPAVFVTTNVLGTQHLLEACRVHGVRRFVQVSTDEVYGSLGPSGAFTEASPLQPSSPYSASKTGADLLALAYHHTYGLDVVVTRCSNNYGRYQFPEKLIPRMVVNALRNQPLPVYGDGQHVRDWLHVEDHCQGLLQALERGRAGQVYNLGGGAERKNLDLVKGILAALGKPESLIEFVTDRLGHDRRYAIDPAKSRCELGWTPTHSFEAGLADTVRWYVEHPEWWERVLSGAYRSTVTLTRRRNGA